From the genome of Arthrobacter alpinus, one region includes:
- the metK gene encoding methionine adenosyltransferase: MTSPNPVRLFTSESVTAGHPDKICDQISDAILDALLAEDPNSRVAVETMATTGLVHVAGEVTTDAYVEIPAIVRNTILDIGYDSSANGFDGARCGVSVSIGQQSQDIFDGVFNALEVREGTAVDEYDTQGAGDQGIMFGYASDETASYMPTPIFLAHRLSERLTHVRKSGLLSYLRPDGKTQVTIGYDGDTPVSVDTVVISSQHAEGTSLEQLRADLAQYVIGPVMDDSGLDTSTIKTYLNPAGPFVVGGPVGDAGLTGRKIIVDTYGGMARHGGGAFSGKDPSKVDRSAAYAMRWVAKNVVAAGLASRAEVQVGYAIGVARPVGVYVETFGTETVDPRRIEAAIAAIFDLRPAAIIHDLDLLRPIYAKTAAHGHFGRDDPDFTWENLDRVEALKAFFNA; encoded by the coding sequence GTGACTTCACCGAACCCCGTGCGCCTTTTTACCTCAGAATCCGTGACCGCAGGCCATCCGGACAAGATTTGCGATCAGATCAGCGACGCCATCTTGGATGCCCTACTGGCCGAAGACCCCAACTCCCGTGTGGCCGTTGAGACCATGGCGACCACCGGCCTGGTCCATGTGGCGGGCGAGGTCACCACGGACGCCTACGTGGAGATTCCTGCGATTGTCCGCAACACGATCCTGGACATTGGCTACGATTCCTCCGCGAACGGCTTTGACGGTGCACGCTGCGGTGTGTCGGTCTCGATCGGCCAGCAGTCACAAGACATCTTCGACGGCGTTTTCAACGCCTTGGAGGTCCGTGAGGGCACCGCTGTGGATGAGTACGACACGCAGGGCGCAGGGGATCAGGGCATCATGTTTGGCTATGCCAGCGATGAGACCGCATCTTATATGCCCACCCCCATCTTCCTGGCGCACCGCCTGTCCGAACGCCTCACCCACGTACGCAAATCCGGGCTGCTCTCCTACCTGCGCCCCGACGGCAAGACCCAGGTCACCATCGGGTACGACGGCGACACGCCTGTCTCTGTGGATACTGTCGTGATCTCCAGCCAGCACGCCGAGGGCACCTCTTTGGAGCAGTTGCGCGCCGACTTGGCGCAGTACGTGATCGGCCCCGTCATGGACGACTCGGGCCTGGACACCTCCACCATCAAGACCTACCTGAACCCGGCCGGCCCGTTTGTTGTGGGCGGGCCCGTGGGCGACGCCGGCCTGACGGGTCGCAAGATCATCGTTGACACCTATGGTGGCATGGCCCGGCACGGCGGCGGCGCCTTCTCTGGCAAGGATCCGTCCAAGGTTGACCGCTCCGCCGCTTACGCCATGCGGTGGGTTGCCAAAAACGTGGTGGCTGCAGGACTGGCGTCACGGGCGGAAGTGCAGGTGGGCTACGCGATTGGCGTGGCACGGCCCGTGGGCGTCTATGTGGAGACCTTCGGCACCGAGACAGTTGACCCGCGCCGCATCGAGGCCGCCATCGCCGCCATCTTTGACCTGCGCCCTGCCGCGATCATCCATGACCTTGACTTGTTGCGCCCCATCTACGCCAAGACCGCAGCGCACGGCCACTTTGGCCGGGACGATCCGGACTTCACCTGGGAAAACCTTGACCGGGTTGAGGCGCTGAAGGCATTCTTCAACGCCTAG
- a CDS encoding glycosyltransferase family 4 protein — protein sequence MDARFTRMDHHDGISRYGASLLAAVAPYAQVTMLIHDERQLALLPELPWVKINSPLSPLELFVARHVNKLGADLVFCPMQTMGSWGRKYPLVLTLHDLIYYEHPAPPGFLPAPVRVLWRLYHKAYWPQRVLLNRADVVATISNTTLALMRKHRLTKRPIRIISNAPQGDRTPRDPSVPPEKSLAYMGSFMPYKNVETLIRGMAELPDFTLNLLSRITPARRAELEALVPSGANVVFHNGVTDAEYDELLLRTTALVTLSKAEGYGLPLVEAMALGTPVVVADTEIFQEVGGTAAHYVPADSPQAFAAAVRSLDHLDTWAQSSTASVAQAATFSWDASARELLAITEELRGAPAQLRSRLP from the coding sequence ATGGACGCCCGCTTCACGCGCATGGACCACCACGACGGAATCAGCAGGTACGGCGCGTCCCTGCTAGCCGCCGTCGCCCCTTACGCCCAAGTGACGATGCTCATCCACGACGAACGCCAACTAGCACTGCTGCCGGAGCTGCCATGGGTGAAGATCAACTCGCCGCTGTCGCCACTGGAACTTTTCGTGGCCCGGCATGTGAATAAGCTGGGCGCGGACCTAGTGTTTTGCCCCATGCAGACCATGGGCAGCTGGGGCCGGAAATACCCGCTGGTGCTGACGTTGCATGACCTTATTTACTATGAGCACCCGGCCCCTCCCGGCTTCCTCCCGGCGCCGGTGCGCGTACTGTGGCGCCTGTATCACAAGGCGTACTGGCCCCAGCGGGTGCTGCTGAACCGCGCCGACGTGGTGGCGACCATCAGCAACACCACACTGGCCCTGATGCGCAAACACAGGCTCACCAAAAGGCCCATCCGGATCATCAGCAACGCCCCTCAAGGCGACCGCACGCCGCGGGACCCGTCCGTTCCGCCGGAGAAATCGCTTGCCTACATGGGCTCGTTCATGCCGTACAAGAACGTGGAAACCTTGATCCGTGGCATGGCGGAACTGCCCGACTTCACGCTGAACCTGCTCAGCCGCATCACCCCTGCACGCCGCGCCGAACTAGAGGCACTCGTGCCTTCCGGGGCGAACGTGGTCTTCCACAACGGGGTGACGGACGCAGAGTATGACGAGCTGCTTTTGCGCACGACGGCGCTTGTCACCTTATCCAAGGCCGAGGGCTATGGACTGCCGCTGGTTGAGGCCATGGCCCTCGGGACCCCGGTCGTAGTGGCCGACACTGAGATCTTCCAGGAGGTGGGCGGCACCGCGGCGCACTACGTGCCCGCGGACTCCCCGCAGGCCTTTGCCGCCGCCGTTCGGTCGCTGGACCACTTGGACACGTGGGCGCAAAGCTCGACGGCGTCCGTGGCCCAGGCGGCAACATTCAGCTGGGATGCGTCGGCTCGTGAGCTGCTGGCGATCACCGAGGAACTGCGTGGCGCACCGGCGCAACTCAGGAGCAGACTGCCCTAG
- a CDS encoding aldo/keto reductase: MHFAPKVTLNNGVLIDTLGYGVYKVPAQDCADLVATALDAGYRSVDTAALYGNEEGVGQAVRAAVAAGTPREDLFVTSKVWNDRHGYESTLAAFDESMERLRLDYLDLFLIHWPCPDQGLFIPTYKALETLYAQGRVRAIGVSNFEPEHLHQLLDACDVVPAVNQIELHPWLQQRQLRALHAELGIATQAWSPLARGGLLDDPGLALMSATHERSVAQIVLRWHIQSGHLAIPKASSAARISENLRVFDFALSTAEMDTIAAMDRGQRAGSNPNQVN, translated from the coding sequence ATGCATTTTGCACCTAAAGTCACACTTAACAACGGCGTCCTCATCGACACCCTCGGCTACGGGGTCTACAAGGTCCCTGCACAGGACTGCGCGGACCTCGTCGCTACTGCGCTCGACGCCGGCTACCGGAGTGTGGACACTGCCGCACTTTACGGCAACGAGGAGGGCGTGGGCCAGGCAGTTCGCGCCGCCGTAGCCGCCGGCACGCCACGAGAAGACCTCTTCGTAACCTCCAAGGTGTGGAACGACCGGCACGGTTACGAATCCACGCTGGCGGCCTTCGATGAATCCATGGAGCGGCTGAGACTGGACTACCTGGACCTGTTCTTGATCCACTGGCCGTGCCCCGATCAGGGACTGTTCATCCCCACGTATAAAGCTCTGGAAACGTTATACGCGCAAGGCCGGGTGCGTGCCATCGGGGTGAGCAACTTTGAGCCGGAGCACCTCCACCAGCTCCTGGATGCCTGCGATGTGGTGCCTGCCGTGAACCAGATTGAACTCCACCCGTGGTTGCAACAACGCCAGCTGCGCGCCCTCCACGCCGAACTCGGCATCGCCACCCAGGCCTGGAGCCCGCTGGCCCGCGGTGGCTTGCTGGATGACCCCGGCCTGGCTCTCATGTCCGCCACCCACGAGAGGTCCGTGGCCCAAATTGTCCTGCGCTGGCACATCCAGTCAGGACACCTGGCCATTCCCAAGGCCAGCTCGGCGGCGCGCATCAGTGAGAATCTGCGGGTTTTTGATTTCGCCCTGAGCACGGCCGAGATGGACACCATCGCGGCCATGGATCGCGGCCAGCGCGCCGGTTCCAATCCCAACCAGGTCAACTAG
- a CDS encoding VOC family protein has translation MKAIEAITNLHTDDIEGAREFFRFLGLTEDGMNQGWVARFTSADSGACVQVVTRDATAPEDSVMTIKVDDVDAAYKEAQQHGYEIVHPITDEPWGIRRFFVRSPDGQVINVAQHRL, from the coding sequence ATGAAAGCGATAGAAGCCATCACCAACCTGCACACCGACGACATCGAAGGGGCGAGGGAGTTCTTTCGGTTCCTCGGACTAACCGAAGATGGAATGAACCAAGGATGGGTGGCCCGGTTCACGTCTGCGGACTCAGGCGCCTGCGTCCAGGTCGTGACCCGGGACGCAACAGCACCTGAAGACTCCGTGATGACCATCAAGGTCGATGACGTCGACGCAGCATACAAGGAGGCGCAACAGCACGGCTATGAGATCGTGCACCCGATCACCGACGAGCCGTGGGGAATTCGTCGGTTCTTCGTTCGGAGCCCTGATGGACAAGTGATCAATGTCGCCCAGCATCGCTTATGA
- a CDS encoding VOC family protein — MLIPTEGFGWVVGNRDVARSGHSECVISITAGSESGVDELVKEALEAGGEIVTEPGQKPWGYVGAFADLDGHVWQVTADWLS, encoded by the coding sequence ATGCTCATTCCCACGGAAGGCTTTGGGTGGGTTGTGGGGAACCGAGACGTTGCCCGAAGCGGCCATAGCGAATGCGTCATCAGCATCACCGCAGGCAGTGAATCCGGTGTCGATGAGCTGGTTAAGGAGGCGCTTGAAGCAGGCGGTGAAATTGTCACCGAGCCTGGGCAAAAGCCGTGGGGTTATGTGGGAGCCTTTGCTGATCTGGACGGTCATGTCTGGCAGGTAACAGCAGACTGGCTGTCCTAG
- a CDS encoding NUDIX domain-containing protein gives MLVRAGCVILVHRSPSRARYPNFWDFPGGHLEPGERGGQALVRELREELNVQITAPAGQAILTRQNAEMFQEVWLVEKFDGDSVNAAPDEHNATGWFGLEEAISLNLADSNYTALFTQFLA, from the coding sequence ATGCTCGTACGCGCGGGGTGCGTTATTCTCGTACACCGATCACCGTCGAGGGCGCGGTATCCCAATTTCTGGGACTTTCCTGGAGGCCACCTCGAACCAGGAGAGCGTGGCGGACAAGCTCTTGTGCGTGAGCTGCGAGAAGAGTTGAACGTGCAGATCACTGCGCCGGCTGGGCAAGCGATACTGACACGTCAAAACGCTGAAATGTTCCAGGAAGTTTGGCTGGTTGAAAAGTTTGACGGTGACAGCGTCAATGCCGCACCAGATGAACATAACGCCACAGGATGGTTCGGTTTGGAAGAGGCAATATCTTTGAACTTAGCTGACAGCAACTACACAGCACTTTTCACACAGTTCCTGGCCTGA
- a CDS encoding alpha/beta fold hydrolase, whose translation MKATVKKRSTPESAPIVVDLAGRESAHTVEVLCTPVHYWDYQPLKRSAATRTIVMVHGFRGDHHGLERVVELLPDYRVLMPDLPGFGLSPAFANTAHSISGYVEFLDAFLQALGLGSDTVLLGHSFGSIVASHFAAAHPSRAYPLILVNPIAAPALEGPKGVMTKLAVFYYWASAKLPSRLGNALLRSKLIVRVMSVTMAKTSDPQLLAFIHAQHHAYFSGFANRDMLLESFQASVSGTVRQVASQLTLPTLLIAGDEDEIATLPTQHKLLELLPDAELVAIAGVGHLIHYETPAPAAAAIIDFLERHPAP comes from the coding sequence ATGAAGGCAACCGTAAAGAAACGTTCGACGCCGGAGAGCGCACCCATCGTTGTGGACCTTGCGGGCAGGGAGTCCGCCCACACCGTTGAGGTTCTGTGCACGCCAGTCCACTATTGGGACTATCAGCCGCTGAAACGCTCTGCCGCCACCCGCACCATCGTCATGGTCCACGGCTTCCGTGGCGACCACCACGGCCTGGAGCGGGTGGTGGAGCTCCTGCCCGACTACCGCGTTCTCATGCCCGATCTGCCCGGCTTCGGCTTGTCCCCCGCCTTCGCGAACACGGCGCATTCCATTTCCGGCTATGTCGAATTCTTGGATGCCTTCCTGCAGGCCCTGGGCCTGGGGTCCGACACTGTGTTGCTGGGGCATTCCTTTGGCTCCATCGTCGCCAGCCATTTTGCGGCGGCCCATCCGAGCAGGGCGTATCCCTTGATCCTGGTGAATCCGATTGCCGCGCCGGCGCTGGAGGGCCCCAAGGGGGTCATGACCAAGCTGGCAGTGTTCTACTACTGGGCGTCGGCAAAACTGCCCTCCCGCCTGGGCAATGCTTTGCTGCGCAGCAAACTGATCGTCCGTGTCATGAGCGTGACGATGGCCAAGACCAGCGACCCGCAGCTCCTAGCTTTCATCCACGCCCAGCACCACGCCTACTTCAGCGGATTCGCCAATCGGGACATGTTGCTGGAGTCCTTCCAGGCCTCGGTCAGCGGCACGGTGCGCCAGGTGGCCAGCCAGCTGACACTGCCAACACTGCTCATTGCCGGTGACGAGGATGAAATTGCCACACTCCCCACCCAGCATAAACTCTTGGAGCTCCTGCCCGACGCGGAACTTGTGGCCATTGCCGGCGTCGGCCATTTGATCCACTACGAAACGCCAGCACCCGCAGCCGCCGCGATCATCGACTTCCTGGAAAGGCACCCAGCCCCGTGA
- a CDS encoding primosomal protein N' gives MEQHLEQGVQLSLLSGFVGKERVADPHSGVELAPSLPVAQVAIDSPLPHLDRIFDYSVPKELDDAAQPGVRVRVKFSGQDLNGFLVARVATSESERLVPLNRVYSAVPVLAPQVLELAHRVASRYSGTVADVLRVAVPPRVASLEKGYLKAAAERAAAAAEAEPVAEPAPAPHPGHSLFTGYPHAEDFMTQLAMGATPKAVLTALSGFGPESWHHQIAQVVAYCQLSGRGAIVVVPDLRDLELLDKTFTSVLPAGSFVKLTADDGPTLRYENFLRVLSGSVKVVIGTRSAAYAPVADLGLVCCWDDGDELHIERRAPYQHSRDVLLLRSEVQDTAVLMAAHSRSSESQRLVATGWAQSLVAERSVVRLGTARVISTADSYEQERDPLAAMARLPHRAWQAAKTALASGPVLVQVARTGYAPALACQRCREVARCVECTGPLMQSRADGSIQILVTCRWCGRAETSFSCPTCGNHQLRAITVGASRTAEELGRAFPSVPVIASAGDHIKTVVADRPAIVVATVGAEPVAPHGYAAALLLDGDSLLRRESLRSGEDTLRRWLNAAALVRPARDGGTIVVTADDTVEVSALVRWDPAGYAEREFHLRHELHLPPAVRVAALTGGEADVVAFTAALELPGEVRVIGPAPLVNPFSARPGGDPEQAPDYRTLLFFPYSMAGKVTGAMRSLKAANAARRVGSPVQVRCDGVDVI, from the coding sequence ATGGAGCAGCACCTTGAACAGGGCGTTCAACTGAGCCTGCTCAGCGGGTTTGTCGGCAAGGAACGTGTGGCCGATCCCCACAGTGGGGTGGAATTGGCCCCGTCGCTGCCCGTGGCCCAGGTGGCCATTGACTCTCCCTTGCCGCACCTTGATCGCATCTTTGACTATTCGGTGCCCAAGGAGCTCGACGACGCAGCCCAGCCTGGTGTGCGGGTGCGGGTGAAGTTCTCCGGTCAGGACCTGAACGGTTTTCTTGTGGCCAGGGTTGCCACCTCGGAGAGTGAACGGCTGGTGCCGTTGAACCGAGTCTATTCGGCCGTGCCTGTGCTGGCACCGCAGGTTTTGGAACTGGCACACCGGGTGGCGTCACGTTACAGCGGCACCGTGGCGGATGTTTTGCGCGTTGCCGTCCCGCCGCGGGTGGCCAGCTTGGAGAAGGGCTACCTCAAGGCGGCCGCCGAACGGGCTGCGGCAGCAGCGGAAGCCGAACCAGTGGCAGAACCGGCACCTGCGCCTCATCCTGGGCATTCGCTGTTCACGGGCTACCCGCACGCCGAAGACTTCATGACGCAGCTGGCCATGGGGGCAACTCCGAAGGCCGTCCTGACTGCGCTCAGCGGATTCGGGCCGGAGTCCTGGCACCACCAAATCGCCCAGGTCGTGGCTTATTGCCAGCTCTCCGGGCGGGGTGCCATTGTGGTGGTTCCGGACCTGCGTGACCTCGAACTGTTGGACAAGACTTTTACATCGGTGCTGCCGGCTGGCAGCTTTGTGAAATTGACCGCCGACGACGGCCCCACCCTGCGGTATGAGAACTTCCTGCGCGTGCTCAGCGGCTCCGTGAAGGTGGTGATCGGCACCCGTTCTGCTGCCTATGCGCCGGTGGCCGATCTGGGCCTGGTGTGTTGCTGGGACGACGGCGACGAACTCCACATCGAACGCAGGGCCCCCTACCAGCACAGCCGCGACGTGTTGTTGCTGCGCTCGGAGGTTCAGGACACTGCCGTGCTCATGGCTGCCCACAGCCGCAGCAGCGAATCCCAACGCCTGGTTGCCACAGGGTGGGCACAATCACTGGTTGCCGAGCGTTCGGTGGTGCGCCTTGGCACGGCGCGTGTCATCAGCACCGCCGACAGCTATGAGCAGGAACGCGATCCGCTGGCTGCCATGGCCCGCTTGCCGCACCGTGCCTGGCAGGCTGCCAAGACGGCCTTGGCCAGCGGCCCGGTCCTGGTTCAGGTTGCCCGGACAGGCTATGCCCCGGCGCTGGCCTGCCAGCGCTGCCGCGAGGTGGCCAGATGTGTTGAGTGCACCGGCCCGCTCATGCAGTCCCGTGCTGACGGTTCCATCCAGATCCTGGTGACGTGCCGGTGGTGCGGGCGAGCGGAGACCAGCTTTAGCTGCCCCACGTGCGGGAACCATCAGCTGCGTGCCATCACCGTGGGAGCCTCGCGCACAGCCGAAGAATTGGGCCGTGCTTTTCCCTCCGTTCCGGTCATCGCGTCGGCGGGGGACCACATCAAGACGGTGGTGGCGGACCGGCCGGCCATTGTGGTGGCCACGGTCGGGGCGGAACCAGTCGCGCCCCACGGCTACGCGGCGGCGCTGCTGCTGGATGGGGACTCCTTGTTGCGCCGTGAGTCTCTGCGCTCCGGCGAGGACACCCTGCGCCGTTGGTTGAACGCTGCCGCCTTGGTGCGCCCGGCCAGGGATGGTGGCACCATCGTGGTGACGGCCGACGACACTGTGGAGGTCTCTGCCCTAGTGCGCTGGGACCCGGCAGGCTATGCCGAACGCGAGTTCCACCTTCGCCATGAGCTACACCTGCCGCCCGCTGTACGGGTTGCCGCGCTGACGGGCGGGGAGGCCGACGTCGTGGCCTTTACGGCCGCCCTTGAGCTGCCGGGTGAGGTGCGGGTCATTGGCCCGGCGCCCCTGGTCAACCCCTTTTCTGCCAGGCCTGGTGGAGATCCGGAGCAGGCACCCGACTACCGGACCTTGCTGTTCTTCCCCTATTCAATGGCGGGCAAGGTCACCGGTGCCATGCGGTCTCTGAAGGCGGCCAATGCCGCCCGACGGGTGGGCTCCCCGGTTCAGGTCCGCTGCGATGGGGTTGACGTCATCTAG
- a CDS encoding HNH endonuclease signature motif containing protein, whose protein sequence is MDKFHPELIPQSAGTQPAAGSWSPAPGIVAAYPVQHPAYPARRQCARDLSCPGAPVPDLPVPNPPVPNPLELSRLLANVPHLPVASSDLDIDSIEALAEAEYLCSVSTLRSLALIESGIAAFKARAIERLDAASTRLGMVAELDPWQQEVLSISTTAELCAALVLPQCSGAELKRQSTSLVRQHPNTLAALSNGSISWRNTNAILDQLQTLAETKTPSGSQAVPDEAPREFEHQLLDLAPGMTTAKFLVHARRLRERTHPYSMATRHVLAVADRKLVLVPDQDGMSWLSMFLPADAAQGIWNQATRTARTLQGPREHRTLTQLRLDVLAQWLLATGTSPDQSHGAIKAGQAQDTVPVTDDAAPAQGSATRPLAQVLVTIPLLTVLGRSNEPAELEGYGPIPPKMAQELAAGCPTLYRIMVGPYTNEYLSMDPTRYRVSAATRIILRARDGTCVGTGCNTVTADTELDHIPAWENGGASTPENLWSACGTHHRLKHFKDGKSRDGRRRLPRNAARNGPISGLNTRIMNGWTPTTSHAPAERPGWISPAGHLYPPEPTVNTPPLIPDLIMINAIEEMRGYQQP, encoded by the coding sequence ATGGACAAATTCCATCCGGAGCTGATACCCCAAAGCGCAGGCACTCAGCCTGCGGCAGGGTCGTGGTCACCGGCGCCCGGCATAGTTGCCGCCTACCCAGTTCAGCATCCGGCATACCCGGCCCGGCGGCAGTGCGCCCGAGACCTCTCCTGCCCCGGCGCTCCTGTTCCCGACCTACCTGTTCCCAACCCGCCTGTTCCCAACCCGCTTGAGCTATCCCGACTACTGGCCAACGTGCCGCATCTGCCCGTCGCATCCTCCGATCTAGACATCGATTCCATCGAGGCTCTGGCTGAGGCCGAGTACCTGTGCTCTGTCTCCACCTTGCGCAGCCTCGCGCTCATCGAATCGGGGATTGCTGCCTTCAAGGCCAGGGCCATCGAACGGCTTGACGCCGCGTCCACGAGGCTCGGCATGGTTGCCGAACTGGACCCGTGGCAGCAAGAAGTCCTGTCGATTTCCACAACAGCCGAACTTTGTGCGGCCCTAGTCCTTCCCCAATGCTCCGGTGCGGAACTGAAGAGACAAAGCACGTCCTTAGTCCGCCAGCATCCAAATACCTTGGCGGCACTGTCCAACGGTTCCATCTCCTGGCGCAACACCAACGCAATCCTTGACCAACTTCAAACCCTGGCTGAAACTAAAACACCGTCCGGCAGCCAGGCCGTTCCGGACGAAGCACCGCGTGAGTTTGAGCACCAGCTGCTTGATCTGGCACCTGGAATGACCACTGCAAAATTCCTTGTCCACGCCCGCCGCCTGAGGGAACGCACCCACCCCTACAGCATGGCCACGCGCCATGTATTGGCAGTTGCCGACCGAAAACTGGTGCTTGTACCGGACCAAGATGGCATGTCATGGCTTTCGATGTTCCTTCCCGCGGACGCCGCGCAGGGTATCTGGAACCAAGCCACCCGCACAGCCCGCACCCTGCAGGGGCCACGTGAACACCGAACCTTGACCCAACTTCGTTTGGACGTGCTTGCGCAATGGCTGCTTGCAACCGGCACCTCTCCGGATCAAAGTCACGGCGCCATCAAAGCCGGCCAGGCGCAGGACACCGTTCCGGTAACCGATGACGCGGCGCCGGCGCAGGGCAGCGCCACCCGGCCCCTGGCGCAGGTCCTGGTCACCATTCCCCTGCTGACAGTGCTGGGCCGTTCCAATGAGCCGGCCGAGCTTGAAGGCTACGGCCCCATCCCGCCAAAAATGGCCCAGGAACTGGCCGCCGGCTGCCCCACGCTGTACCGGATCATGGTGGGCCCCTACACGAACGAGTACCTGTCCATGGATCCCACCCGCTACCGGGTTTCCGCTGCCACCAGGATAATCCTGAGAGCCCGAGATGGCACATGCGTGGGCACCGGCTGCAATACCGTCACCGCCGACACGGAACTCGATCACATTCCTGCGTGGGAAAACGGCGGGGCATCAACTCCGGAGAACCTCTGGAGTGCGTGCGGCACTCATCACCGGCTCAAGCACTTCAAAGATGGCAAGTCCCGTGACGGGAGAAGAAGGCTACCCCGCAATGCCGCACGGAACGGGCCCATCTCTGGACTGAACACCAGGATCATGAACGGCTGGACACCCACTACCTCCCACGCCCCCGCCGAAAGACCCGGTTGGATCTCGCCAGCCGGCCACCTGTATCCGCCGGAGCCAACCGTCAACACTCCCCCATTGATCCCAGACCTGATCATGATCAACGCCATCGAGGAAATGCGCGGATATCAGCAACCCTAG